One segment of Fuscovulum ytuae DNA contains the following:
- a CDS encoding ABC transporter ATP-binding protein — protein MVTQAADARYAIELKGISKAFGPVQANKDIHIAVPKGTIHGIIGENGAGKSTLMSILYGFYRADSGEIFINGTPTAIPDSQSAIRAGIGMVFQHFKLVQNFTVLENVVLGAEEGALLAGSLSKARKVLTDLSREYELDVDPDAVIEDLSVGHQQRVEILKALYRQADILILDEPTGVLTPAEADHLFRILKGLRDQGKTIILITHKLREIMETTDNVSVMRRGTMVGTVKTNETSPEQLAELMVGRKVLLEVEKKPTMLGRTVLKVEDLRVVDEHGVERLKGVSFEIRSGEILGIAGVAGNGQSELLEALGGIARATGKVTLNGADLPLSGKGADGRARRKAGIAHVPEDRQALGLIMDFTAWENVAFGYHDAPEYQKNGLFMDNDALRADTERKMATFDVRPPIPTLAAKSFSGGNQQKIVVAREIERNPDLLLVGQPTRGVDIGAIEFIHKQIVALRDQGKAILLVSVELDEIRSLSDRIAVMFDGRIMGFRDPEATDERDLGLMMAGMTGKGEAA, from the coding sequence ATGGTGACGCAGGCGGCGGATGCGCGCTACGCCATCGAACTGAAGGGCATTTCCAAGGCCTTCGGTCCGGTGCAGGCCAACAAAGACATCCACATCGCCGTGCCCAAGGGCACGATCCACGGGATCATCGGCGAAAACGGCGCGGGCAAATCCACGCTGATGTCGATCCTCTACGGCTTTTATCGCGCCGATTCCGGCGAGATTTTCATCAACGGCACCCCCACCGCCATCCCCGATAGCCAAAGCGCCATCCGCGCGGGCATCGGCATGGTGTTTCAGCATTTCAAGCTGGTGCAGAATTTCACCGTCCTTGAGAACGTGGTCCTCGGTGCGGAAGAGGGGGCGCTTTTGGCGGGCTCGCTCTCCAAGGCGCGCAAGGTGCTGACGGACCTGTCGCGCGAATACGAACTGGACGTCGATCCCGACGCGGTGATCGAAGACCTGTCCGTCGGCCACCAGCAGCGGGTGGAGATTCTCAAGGCGCTTTACCGTCAGGCCGATATCCTGATCCTCGATGAACCCACGGGCGTCCTGACCCCGGCCGAGGCGGACCACCTGTTCCGCATCCTCAAGGGGCTGCGCGATCAGGGCAAGACGATCATCCTGATCACCCACAAACTCCGCGAGATCATGGAGACGACCGATAACGTATCGGTCATGCGTCGCGGCACGATGGTGGGTACCGTCAAGACCAACGAAACCAGCCCCGAACAACTGGCCGAGCTGATGGTGGGCCGCAAGGTCCTTTTGGAGGTGGAAAAGAAACCCACCATGCTGGGGCGCACCGTGCTCAAGGTCGAAGACCTGCGGGTTGTCGATGAACATGGCGTCGAACGTCTGAAAGGCGTCAGCTTCGAAATCCGGTCGGGCGAAATCCTTGGCATCGCGGGCGTGGCCGGGAACGGCCAATCCGAACTGCTCGAGGCTTTGGGCGGCATCGCCCGCGCCACGGGCAAGGTCACGCTGAACGGGGCCGATCTGCCCTTGTCGGGCAAGGGCGCGGATGGCCGCGCGCGCCGCAAGGCAGGCATCGCCCATGTGCCCGAAGATCGGCAAGCCCTTGGTCTGATCATGGATTTCACCGCATGGGAAAACGTGGCCTTCGGCTATCACGACGCGCCGGAATACCAGAAGAACGGCCTTTTCATGGATAACGACGCCCTGCGCGCCGATACCGAAAGGAAGATGGCCACCTTCGACGTGCGTCCCCCCATCCCGACCCTTGCCGCCAAAAGTTTTTCAGGCGGCAATCAGCAAAAGATCGTCGTCGCGCGCGAGATTGAACGCAATCCCGACCTCCTTCTGGTGGGTCAACCGACGCGGGGCGTGGATATCGGGGCCATCGAATTCATCCACAAGCAGATCGTGGCGCTCCGCGATCAGGGCAAGGCGATCCTTTTGGTTTCCGTCGAACTGGATGAAATCCGCAGCCTGTCGGACCGTATCGCCGTCATGTTCGATGGACGCATCATGGGATTCCGCGACCCAGAGGCTACGGATGAACGCGATCTCGGTCTGATGATGGCCGGGATGACCGGAAAGGGAGAGGCCGCCTGA
- a CDS encoding ABC transporter permease produces the protein MDYATLLQILDSTIRLATPLLFACLAGLYSERAGIFDIGLEGKMLMAAMASASVAFLTGSVWLGLLAGILASMMLAGVHGIASITFRGNQLISGVALNFVAAGITVLIAQRLFGQGGRTPPLSGEARFNPVTLPFAEELQGVPILGPLYYEVISGHSLLVYIALLTVPLTWWILFRTRFGLRLRAVGENPAAVDTAGISVVGLRFAAVAITGILCGLAGAYMATALQAGFGRDMTAGRGYIALAALIFAKWRPVAALWACLLFGFFQALALRPDVVEAVVQVKVPVPFLDALPYVLTVLVLAGFVGKAIPPRAGGEPYVKER, from the coding sequence ATGGATTACGCCACGCTTCTGCAAATCCTCGATTCCACGATCCGCCTTGCCACGCCGCTGCTCTTTGCCTGCCTTGCCGGGCTTTATTCCGAACGCGCGGGCATTTTCGACATCGGGCTGGAAGGCAAGATGCTGATGGCCGCCATGGCCTCGGCCTCGGTCGCCTTCCTGACAGGGTCGGTCTGGCTGGGCCTTCTGGCAGGCATCCTTGCCTCCATGATGCTGGCGGGGGTGCATGGCATTGCCTCCATCACCTTCCGGGGCAACCAACTGATTTCCGGCGTCGCGCTGAATTTCGTGGCCGCCGGGATCACGGTCCTCATCGCGCAACGCCTGTTCGGGCAGGGCGGCCGCACGCCGCCCCTGTCGGGCGAGGCGCGCTTCAACCCCGTCACTCTTCCCTTTGCAGAAGAATTGCAGGGCGTCCCGATCCTCGGCCCGCTGTATTACGAGGTGATCTCGGGTCATTCCCTCTTGGTCTATATCGCACTTCTGACCGTGCCACTGACATGGTGGATCCTGTTCCGTACCCGCTTTGGCCTGCGCCTGCGCGCGGTGGGGGAAAACCCGGCGGCGGTGGATACAGCCGGCATCTCGGTCGTCGGCCTGCGCTTTGCCGCCGTGGCCATCACCGGCATCCTCTGCGGTCTTGCGGGGGCCTATATGGCCACCGCGCTTCAGGCGGGCTTTGGCCGCGACATGACGGCAGGGCGCGGCTATATCGCGCTGGCGGCCCTGATCTTTGCCAAATGGCGGCCCGTTGCGGCGCTCTGGGCTTGTCTTCTGTTCGGCTTCTTCCAAGCGCTGGCCCTGCGCCCCGACGTGGTCGAGGCGGTGGTGCAGGTCAAGGTCCCCGTGCCCTTCCTTGATGCACTGCCCTATGTTCTGACCGTGCTGGTTCTGGCGGGTTTCGTCGGCAAGGCCATCCCGCCGCGTGCGGGGGGCGAACCCTATGTGAAGGAACGCTGA
- a CDS encoding purine-nucleoside phosphorylase — MSDALSLVRTRAGDAPVRLGLILGSGLGHLAGAVDGVAIPYADLPGFPHAGVSGHNPNLVIGDLEGVRVAVFGAREHYYEKGNPAAMRPALDLLKGLGADSLIATNAAGSLRADIRPGDLMLLSDHINFSGLNPLIGEPTDARFVPMTDAHDPALRAALTASAQAEGVPLPEGVYAWYSGPSFETPAEIRAIRILGGDAVGMSTVPEVILARFLGLKVAAISTITNMAAGLSDEKISHEHTKAMAPLGAAKLERVLRHFLRHLR; from the coding sequence ATGTCCGACGCCCTCTCTCTCGTCCGCACCCGCGCGGGCGATGCCCCGGTTCGCCTGGGCCTGATCCTTGGCTCCGGGCTTGGCCATCTGGCGGGGGCTGTGGATGGGGTGGCGATCCCCTATGCCGATCTGCCTGGCTTTCCCCATGCGGGCGTGTCGGGGCATAACCCAAACCTCGTGATCGGCGATCTGGAAGGGGTGCGCGTCGCCGTCTTTGGCGCACGGGAACATTATTACGAAAAGGGCAACCCGGCGGCGATGCGCCCCGCGCTTGATCTGCTGAAAGGCCTTGGCGCCGATAGCCTGATCGCCACCAATGCCGCAGGCTCCTTGCGCGCCGATATCCGCCCCGGCGACCTGATGCTTCTGTCGGACCACATCAACTTTTCCGGCCTCAACCCGCTGATCGGTGAACCCACCGATGCGCGCTTTGTGCCGATGACGGATGCCCATGACCCCGCCCTGCGCGCCGCGCTGACGGCCAGCGCACAGGCCGAAGGCGTCCCCCTGCCCGAAGGTGTCTATGCTTGGTATTCCGGCCCCTCCTTCGAAACCCCGGCCGAGATCAGGGCCATCCGCATCCTTGGCGGCGATGCCGTGGGGATGTCGACGGTGCCCGAGGTGATCCTAGCCCGCTTCCTTGGCCTGAAGGTCGCGGCCATTTCCACCATCACCAACATGGCGGCGGGCCTGTCGGACGAGAAGATCAGCCATGAACACACCAAGGCCATGGCCCCCTTGGGTGCGGCAAAACTGGAACGGGTGCTGCGGCATTTCCTACGCCACCTCCGATGA
- a CDS encoding TIGR02186 family protein, with translation MIRALALAALLSAAPAMANEGIVAGMSQNRVSITANFDGSEILIYGAVKRNAPAPDTPLEVIITVEGPSTPLTIRKKARVAGIWVNTEAVAVDAAPSFYAVATTGPLRSILKETEDLRHRITLPRVIRAIGAATEAGDSGDFIDAMQRIRIGEGRYRVLQGAVELTEQTLFRADIVLPANLTEGEYRVRIFLTREGRVIDAQDRVIGVRKEGLERFLFNLSREQPWAYGLLSLALAALAGWAASAGFRLLRA, from the coding sequence GTGATCCGCGCCCTGGCCCTCGCTGCGCTTCTTTCGGCCGCGCCTGCCATGGCCAATGAAGGCATCGTCGCGGGCATGAGCCAGAACCGCGTCTCCATCACGGCGAATTTCGACGGGTCAGAGATCCTGATCTATGGCGCGGTGAAGCGGAACGCCCCCGCGCCGGACACACCGCTTGAGGTGATTATCACCGTCGAAGGCCCCTCCACCCCGCTTACCATCCGCAAGAAGGCCCGCGTCGCGGGCATCTGGGTGAATACCGAAGCGGTCGCCGTCGATGCCGCCCCGTCCTTCTATGCCGTGGCCACAACAGGCCCCCTGCGGTCCATCCTCAAGGAAACCGAAGACCTCCGCCACCGCATCACCCTGCCGCGCGTCATCCGCGCCATCGGTGCGGCGACCGAGGCCGGAGATAGCGGCGATTTCATCGACGCGATGCAGCGCATCCGTATTGGCGAAGGCCGCTACCGCGTGCTGCAAGGCGCGGTGGAACTGACCGAGCAGACCCTGTTCCGCGCCGATATCGTGCTGCCCGCCAACCTGACCGAAGGGGAATACCGCGTCCGCATCTTCCTCACGCGCGAAGGCCGCGTCATTGATGCACAAGACCGCGTCATCGGTGTGCGGAAAGAGGGGCTTGAACGCTTTCTCTTCAACCTCTCGCGCGAACAGCCATGGGCCTATGGCCTTCTGTCGCTGGCCCTTGCCGCGCTGGCAGGCTGGGCCGCCTCGGCAGGCTTCCGTCTGCTCAGGGCCTGA
- a CDS encoding ABC transporter permease, with protein sequence MERLPRWADVALVPFISLLLAAIIAALVILAIGQDPWEAITVMVQGSVMNAYGWGYTLYYATSFMFTGLAVTVAFHAGLFNIGGEGQAQLGGLGVALCCLFLPWPHWSLALIGATVAGAAFGAAWAAIPAYLQAKRGSHIVITTIMFNYIAAAFLIFMLVDVLRPDGQMDPATANFPEATHLPTLNQMPGLNLIFTSGVPANVTLFIALAMAVVVWALLWRTRLGYAIRAYGKSEPAARYAGISPFRIIMVAMLISGGLAGMMAINNVMGEAERLLGNSASGAGFIGIAVALMGRNHPIGVVLAALLFGFLFQGGAELGLWTKIPIEMRTVVQGLVILFTGALDMMVRMLLTWIFNLFRAGRMAKGAA encoded by the coding sequence ATGGAACGCCTACCACGCTGGGCCGATGTGGCCCTTGTTCCCTTCATCTCGCTTCTGCTGGCCGCGATCATCGCCGCCCTTGTCATCCTCGCCATCGGGCAAGACCCTTGGGAGGCGATCACCGTCATGGTGCAAGGCTCGGTGATGAACGCCTATGGCTGGGGCTATACGCTTTACTACGCAACCTCCTTCATGTTCACCGGGCTTGCGGTCACCGTGGCCTTCCATGCGGGCCTCTTCAACATCGGGGGCGAAGGGCAGGCCCAGCTTGGCGGCCTTGGCGTCGCGCTCTGCTGCCTCTTCCTGCCTTGGCCACATTGGTCGCTTGCGCTGATCGGCGCCACTGTCGCGGGGGCGGCCTTCGGCGCGGCATGGGCCGCGATCCCGGCCTATCTTCAGGCCAAGCGCGGCAGCCATATCGTGATCACCACGATCATGTTCAACTACATCGCCGCCGCCTTCCTGATCTTCATGCTGGTCGATGTGCTGCGCCCCGATGGCCAGATGGACCCGGCCACGGCGAACTTCCCCGAAGCCACCCACCTGCCCACGCTGAACCAGATGCCGGGGCTGAACCTGATCTTCACCTCGGGTGTTCCGGCCAATGTCACCCTATTCATCGCGCTGGCCATGGCGGTGGTGGTCTGGGCGCTTTTGTGGCGGACCCGCCTCGGCTATGCGATCCGCGCCTATGGCAAATCCGAACCCGCCGCGCGCTATGCGGGCATCTCGCCCTTCCGCATCATCATGGTGGCGATGCTCATCTCCGGCGGGTTGGCGGGCATGATGGCCATCAACAACGTGATGGGCGAGGCGGAACGTCTTTTGGGCAACTCCGCCTCTGGCGCAGGCTTCATCGGCATCGCAGTGGCACTGATGGGCCGCAACCACCCCATCGGCGTGGTGCTGGCGGCGCTTCTTTTCGGCTTTCTGTTCCAAGGCGGGGCAGAGCTGGGCCTCTGGACCAAAATCCCGATTGAGATGCGGACCGTGGTCCAAGGCCTTGTCATCCTCTTCACCGGGGCCTTGGACATGATGGTGCGCATGCTGCTGACGTGGATCTTCAACCTGTTCCGCGCGGGACGCATGGCGAAGGGGGCCGCGTGA
- a CDS encoding MATE family efflux transporter: MTDLTHRRLLKIAAPIVISNATVPILGAVDTGVVGQMGQAAPIGAVGVGAVILTMLYWVFGFLRMGTTGLAAQAHGAADWPERGAILMRALLIGAGAGVLFILCQGWLFRAAFALAPAGAEVEALARDYLSIRIWGAPATIAAYAVTGWLIAVERTRGVLVLQLWVNGVNIGLDLWFVLGLGWGVPGVAWATLIAEWSGLVLGLWLCRDGLVPVWRAAWARLGNRAALAVMFAVNRDIMIRSVLLQISFTTFVFLGARKGDVTLAANQVLMQFVSIIAYALDGFAFAAETLVGQAVGARALAPARRAARMAMSWGVAGGVVLGLVFVAAGPWIIDLMTTAPEVRAEARVYLLWVAVAAVVGAFPFIYDGIFIGATMTTEMRQTMILSTAIYAGALAVLVPIAGNHGLWAALIVFFAARGATMARVYPRIAARIT; this comes from the coding sequence ATGACCGACCTGACCCATCGCCGCCTCCTGAAGATCGCCGCGCCCATCGTCATCTCGAACGCGACCGTGCCGATCTTGGGGGCGGTGGATACCGGGGTGGTGGGGCAGATGGGGCAGGCTGCGCCCATAGGGGCTGTGGGGGTCGGGGCGGTGATCCTGACCATGCTTTACTGGGTATTCGGCTTTCTGCGGATGGGCACGACGGGGCTTGCGGCGCAGGCGCATGGCGCGGCGGATTGGCCCGAGCGGGGGGCGATCCTGATGCGCGCCCTGCTGATTGGGGCGGGGGCGGGGGTTCTGTTCATCCTGTGTCAGGGATGGCTTTTCCGCGCGGCCTTTGCCCTTGCCCCGGCGGGGGCAGAGGTGGAGGCTTTGGCGCGCGATTACCTTTCCATCCGCATCTGGGGCGCGCCTGCAACAATCGCGGCCTATGCCGTGACCGGCTGGCTGATCGCGGTGGAGCGAACGCGGGGCGTTCTGGTCCTGCAGCTTTGGGTCAATGGGGTGAATATCGGGCTGGACCTGTGGTTCGTCCTTGGCCTTGGCTGGGGCGTGCCGGGCGTGGCATGGGCCACGCTGATCGCGGAATGGAGCGGGCTGGTGCTGGGGTTGTGGCTGTGCCGCGACGGGTTGGTCCCGGTCTGGCGCGCGGCATGGGCACGGTTGGGCAACCGCGCGGCGCTGGCGGTCATGTTCGCGGTGAACCGGGATATCATGATCCGGTCGGTGTTGTTGCAAATCAGCTTTACCACCTTTGTCTTCCTTGGCGCGCGCAAGGGGGATGTGACCTTGGCGGCCAATCAGGTGCTGATGCAGTTTGTCAGCATCATCGCCTATGCGCTGGACGGGTTCGCCTTTGCCGCCGAAACGCTGGTGGGGCAAGCGGTCGGGGCGCGGGCGCTGGCCCCGGCGCGGCGGGCGGCACGGATGGCGATGTCGTGGGGCGTGGCGGGGGGCGTTGTGCTGGGGTTGGTCTTTGTCGCAGCGGGGCCTTGGATCATCGACCTGATGACCACTGCGCCCGAGGTGCGGGCAGAGGCGCGGGTCTATCTGCTTTGGGTCGCTGTCGCGGCGGTCGTGGGGGCGTTTCCCTTCATCTATGACGGGATTTTCATCGGGGCGACGATGACGACTGAGATGCGGCAGACCATGATCCTGTCGACGGCAATTTATGCCGGGGCGCTGGCGGTGCTGGTGCCGATAGCGGGCAATCACGGGCTCTGGGCGGCGCTGATCGTGTTTTTCGCCGCCCGGGGGGCGACGATGGCGAGGGTCTATCCAAGGATCGCGGCGCGCATAACCTAG
- a CDS encoding sulfite exporter TauE/SafE family protein: MQLYLPIAEVSVNAFLLLGLGGMVGFLSGMFGVGGGFLITPLLFFIGVPPAVAVATGANQVVASSVSGVLAQLRRKAVDFRMGIVLLIGGMGGSVVGIWVFQWMTRLGQVDLFVQLSYVLFLGLIGAMMLQESLRAWFRAQKGGPVRRAHVHTWVHGLPLKMKFRASGLYISVLPPLAVGALVGFLAAIMGVGGGFVMVPAMIYLLGMPTKVVVGTSLFQIIFVTAFTTFMHAVTSQTVDILLALLLILGGVIGAQIGTTVGVRLKAEQLRILLALLVLAVSVKIALDLLIRPMELFTVMPGVLP; the protein is encoded by the coding sequence ATGCAACTCTATCTTCCGATCGCCGAGGTCTCGGTCAATGCCTTCCTCCTTTTGGGTTTGGGCGGCATGGTGGGCTTTCTGTCCGGCATGTTCGGCGTGGGCGGCGGCTTCCTGATCACGCCGCTTCTCTTTTTCATCGGCGTGCCGCCCGCTGTCGCCGTGGCGACCGGGGCCAATCAGGTGGTGGCCTCGTCCGTGTCGGGCGTTCTGGCGCAACTGCGGCGCAAGGCGGTGGATTTCCGCATGGGCATCGTCCTTTTGATCGGCGGGATGGGCGGGTCCGTCGTGGGCATCTGGGTCTTTCAATGGATGACGCGGCTGGGTCAGGTCGATCTCTTCGTCCAGCTGTCCTATGTCCTGTTCCTCGGCCTGATCGGGGCGATGATGTTGCAGGAATCCCTGCGCGCATGGTTCCGCGCGCAAAAGGGCGGCCCCGTGCGCCGCGCGCATGTCCACACCTGGGTGCATGGCCTGCCGCTCAAGATGAAATTCCGCGCCTCTGGCCTTTACATCAGCGTCCTGCCCCCGCTCGCCGTGGGCGCGCTGGTGGGTTTCCTTGCCGCCATCATGGGGGTGGGGGGCGGCTTCGTCATGGTGCCCGCGATGATCTACCTGCTGGGCATGCCCACCAAGGTCGTCGTCGGCACCTCGCTCTTTCAGATCATCTTCGTCACCGCCTTCACCACCTTCATGCATGCCGTCACCAGCCAGACGGTCGATATCCTGCTGGCACTCCTTCTCATTCTTGGTGGCGTGATCGGCGCGCAGATCGGCACCACCGTCGGCGTCCGGCTCAAGGCAGAGCAACTCCGCATCCTGCTCGCGCTTCTCGTTCTGGCCGTATCGGTCAAGATCGCGCTCGACCTTCTCATCCGCCCGATGGAACTTTTCACCGTCATGCCGGGGGTCCTGCCGTGA